The following proteins are co-located in the Carassius gibelio isolate Cgi1373 ecotype wild population from Czech Republic chromosome A21, carGib1.2-hapl.c, whole genome shotgun sequence genome:
- the LOC127942130 gene encoding uncharacterized protein LOC127942130: protein MSAFVAHPSVRVRGTEHTYTPVLCQDEKCLGQEKGVHMHCPLCSVAEAYQDPVILRAHFRIKHVDKGIDFGGLKVLRCCIHCEIVGTIKGEKRFKGAHWHCYRCRNGFNRRDEAIKHYKTHFRNPHTTFQIQVTQNVNCRQYYGESSEAHAKAYEGLAVSLGPGGDGTSIGSILTQPFLTTGTETLLTVEPKEDGERNGIPLGAEEEVGSSQNSSDGTQTLVLMDPDGQGNSVIFDTATGIITEPETEGWEQALLQKRLLELHQQIDTVRQEKESMENTLRAEIKQLKEQVASLVQSNVRMFEELQAYQCPDHSQQKVAKLLENLEAQHKELLQAQLASLRREILSGSHNMPIDGHTGVLELSVDSEEPQTEAISGPLTGLEDMDVQHEKLKSTDLELVPTDTTPCLESPGLDLDLPNSGLTTSTVLEDKREVTLSPVSSKKRSSADDSEEMTKSKVQRVS from the exons GCCCATCCTTCTGTACGTGTCAGAGGAacagaacacacatacacacctgtgCTGTGTCAGGATGAGAAGTGTTTGGGACAGGAGAAAGGAGTGCACATGCACTGCCCGCTCTGTTCTGTGGCCGAGGCTTACCAAGATCCCGTTATCCTGCGAGCTCACTTCCGCATCAAACACGTGGACAAAGGCATTGACTTTGGAG GCTTGAAGGTGCTGCGCTGCTGTATCCATTGCGAGATTGTGGGCACTATTAAAGGAGAAAAACGGTTTAAAGGTGCACATTGGCACTGTTACCGCTGTAGAAATGGTTTCAATAGGAGGGATGAGGCCATCAAACACTATAAAACACACTTCCGAAATCCCCACACCACATTCCAGATCCAAGTCACGCAG AATGTGAACTGCCGACAGTATTATGGTGAGAGCTCAGAGGCTCATGCTAAAGCATATGAAGGGCTGGCAGTGAGTCTTGGACCAGGTGGAGATGGCACTAGCATTGGATCCATCTTAACTCAGCCTTTCCTAACCACTGGCACTGAAACCCTATTGACTGTGGAGCCAAAG GAAGATGGTGAGAGAAATGGAATCCCATTGGGTGCTGAGGAAGAGGTGGGGTCTTCCCAGAATTCATCTGATGGGACTCAGACTCTTGTTCTTATGGACCCTGATGGACAGGGAAACAGTGTGATCTTTGACACAGCTACTGGTATCATCACTGAACCG GAGACAGAAGGCTGGGAGCAGGCCCTGTTACAGAAACGACTCCTGGAGCTCCACCAGCAGATCGACACAGTTCGCCAGGAGAAGGAGAGCATGGAGAACACACTACGAGCTGAGATTAAACAGCTCAAAGAACAG gttgcAAGCCTGGTTCAGTCTAACGTAAGGATGTTTGAGGAACTGCAAGCTTATCAATGTCCAGATCACAGCCAGCAGAAGGTGGCCAAGCTT CTGGAAAACCTTGAAGCTCAACACAAAGAGCTCCTGCAGGCCCAGCTGGCCTCACTCAGGAGGGAGATCCTGTCAGGATCACATAACATGCCAATCGATGGCCACACGGGGGTTCTGGAGCTCAGTGTAGATTCAGAGGAGCCACAGACTGAAGCCATTAGTGGCCCTTTAACAGGACTGGAGGATATGGATGTGCAACATGAGAAACTAAAATCCACAGATCTTGAACTAGTACCAACTGATACAACGCCCTGCCTGGAGAGCCCTGGCTTGGACTTAGATTTGCCAAACTCTGGCTTGACTACATCTACGGTTTTAGAGGACAAACGGGAAGTGACATTGTCCCCTGTGTCATCTAAGAAGCGCAGCTCAGCAGATGACTCCGAAGAGATGACTAAGAGCAAAGTGCAGAGAGTCAGCTGA